The following coding sequences lie in one Eschrichtius robustus isolate mEscRob2 chromosome 10, mEscRob2.pri, whole genome shotgun sequence genomic window:
- the TNFRSF10A gene encoding tumor necrosis factor receptor superfamily member 10A isoform X7 translates to METQPLREVVCTRICKSGEEEKSPCTSTKDTECQCKPGTFRREDAPEFCYKCSTRCPDGMVVATPCSPFSDLKCVDRKSGTQASGEALVPGKTVTMSRRLPTTPSPSSGASQLVIGSVAAGVLLLLVPITYVFWRVFIRSRGVDPKCMDKVLFWRSHPLRGPGALDNAHNNMLINRDSLIDLVPQQELEEQVKPTDVTAQSQGEAKRLLEPAGAEGSHTRGRLLVPANGADPTENLRLFFDDFATIVPCDSWDSLMRKLGLTQNEILLVREGVRVPRDALYEMLETWVSNKGREASVNTLLDALEKLGQRLAKQNIQDHLLNSGKYVYEESKEGSAVSRVFEDLSLSVEDTFLS, encoded by the exons ATGGAAACGCAGCCTCTCAGAGAAGTTGTGTGCACCAG GATTTGCAAATCAG gggaagaagagaaaagtcCGTGCACCTCAACCAAGGACACTGAGTGTCAGTGCAAACCTGGCACTTTCCGTAGAGAAGATGCACCTGAATTCTGCTACAAGTGCAGCACCCG GTGCCCTGATGGGATGGTCGTGGCCACGCCCTGTAGCCCCTTCAGTGACCTCAAATGTGTGGACCGAAAATCAGGTACCCAGGCCAGTGGGGAGGCCCTGGTTCCTGGAAAGACAGTGACCATGAGCCGGAGACTGCCCaccactccctctccctcctcaggcGCTTCACAGCTGGTGATCGGAAGTGTAGCTGCCGGTGTCCTCCTGCTGCTGGTGCCGATCACATATGTTTTCTGGCGGGTCTTCATTCGAA GTCGTGGTGTGGACCCTAAGTGCATGGACAAA GTCCTCTTCTGGCGCTCACATCCCTTAAGAGGTCCTGGGGCTCTGGACAATGCCCACAACAACATGCTGATCAACAGAGATTCGCTGATTGATCTGGTCCCTCAGCAGGAGTTAGAAGAGCAGGTGAAGCCGACAGATGTCACGGCCCAGTCCCAGGGGGAAGCAAAGCGTCTGCTG GAACCAGCAGGAGCTGAAGGGTCTCACACGAGAGGAAGGCTACTGGTTCCAGCAAACGGTGCAGACCCCACTGAAA ACCTGAGGCTGTTCTTTGATGACTTTGCAACCATCGTGCCGTGTGACTCCTGGGATTCGCTCATGAGGAAGTTGGGCCTCACGCAAAATGAGATCCTTCTGGTCAGAGAAGGGGTCCGGGTCCCTCGGGATGCCTTGTATGAAATGCTAGAGACCTGGGTCAGCAACAAGGGACGGGAGGCCTCAGTCAACACCCTGCTGGACGCCTTGGAAAAGCTGGGGCAAAGACTGGCAAAGCAGAATATTCAGGACCACCTACTGAACTCGGGAAAGTATGTCTATGAAGAGAGCAAAGAAGGCTCTGCTGTGTCCCGAGTGTTTGAGGACCTCAGTCTTTCAGTTGAAGACACTTTTTTATCCTAA
- the TNFRSF10A gene encoding tumor necrosis factor receptor superfamily member 10A isoform X4, translating to MDEASGDCTPCTDKVDYTNYSNTLSSCLLCRICKSGEEEKSPCTSTKDTECQCKPGTFRREDAPEFCYKCSTRCPDGMVVATPCSPFSDLKCVDRKSGTQASGEALVPGKTVTMSRRLPTTPSPSSGASQLVIGSVAAGVLLLLVPITYVFWRVFIRSRGVDPKCMDKVLFWRSHPLRGPGALDNAHNNMLINRDSLIDLVPQQELEEQVKPTDVTAQSQGEAKRLLEPAGAEGSHTRGRLLVPANGADPTENLRLFFDDFATIVPCDSWDSLMRKLGLTQNEILLVREGVRVPRDALYEMLETWVSNKGREASVNTLLDALEKLGQRLAKQNIQDHLLNSGKYVYEESKEGSAVSRVFEDLSLSVEDTFLS from the exons ATGGATGAAGCCAGTGGAGATTGTACACCGTGCACGGATAAGGTGGATTACACCAATTATTCAAACACCCTCTCTTCTTGCTTACTCTGTAGGATTTGCAAATCAG gggaagaagagaaaagtcCGTGCACCTCAACCAAGGACACTGAGTGTCAGTGCAAACCTGGCACTTTCCGTAGAGAAGATGCACCTGAATTCTGCTACAAGTGCAGCACCCG GTGCCCTGATGGGATGGTCGTGGCCACGCCCTGTAGCCCCTTCAGTGACCTCAAATGTGTGGACCGAAAATCAGGTACCCAGGCCAGTGGGGAGGCCCTGGTTCCTGGAAAGACAGTGACCATGAGCCGGAGACTGCCCaccactccctctccctcctcaggcGCTTCACAGCTGGTGATCGGAAGTGTAGCTGCCGGTGTCCTCCTGCTGCTGGTGCCGATCACATATGTTTTCTGGCGGGTCTTCATTCGAA GTCGTGGTGTGGACCCTAAGTGCATGGACAAA GTCCTCTTCTGGCGCTCACATCCCTTAAGAGGTCCTGGGGCTCTGGACAATGCCCACAACAACATGCTGATCAACAGAGATTCGCTGATTGATCTGGTCCCTCAGCAGGAGTTAGAAGAGCAGGTGAAGCCGACAGATGTCACGGCCCAGTCCCAGGGGGAAGCAAAGCGTCTGCTG GAACCAGCAGGAGCTGAAGGGTCTCACACGAGAGGAAGGCTACTGGTTCCAGCAAACGGTGCAGACCCCACTGAAA ACCTGAGGCTGTTCTTTGATGACTTTGCAACCATCGTGCCGTGTGACTCCTGGGATTCGCTCATGAGGAAGTTGGGCCTCACGCAAAATGAGATCCTTCTGGTCAGAGAAGGGGTCCGGGTCCCTCGGGATGCCTTGTATGAAATGCTAGAGACCTGGGTCAGCAACAAGGGACGGGAGGCCTCAGTCAACACCCTGCTGGACGCCTTGGAAAAGCTGGGGCAAAGACTGGCAAAGCAGAATATTCAGGACCACCTACTGAACTCGGGAAAGTATGTCTATGAAGAGAGCAAAGAAGGCTCTGCTGTGTCCCGAGTGTTTGAGGACCTCAGTCTTTCAGTTGAAGACACTTTTTTATCCTAA
- the TNFRSF10A gene encoding tumor necrosis factor receptor superfamily member 10A isoform X6, protein MERGVRNLISSPARSSFYPVLGEEEKSPCTSTKDTECQCKPGTFRREDAPEFCYKCSTRCPDGMVVATPCSPFSDLKCVDRKSGTQASGEALVPGKTVTMSRRLPTTPSPSSGASQLVIGSVAAGVLLLLVPITYVFWRVFIRSRGVDPKCMDKVLFWRSHPLRGPGALDNAHNNMLINRDSLIDLVPQQELEEQVKPTDVTAQSQGEAKRLLEPAGAEGSHTRGRLLVPANGADPTENLRLFFDDFATIVPCDSWDSLMRKLGLTQNEILLVREGVRVPRDALYEMLETWVSNKGREASVNTLLDALEKLGQRLAKQNIQDHLLNSGKYVYEESKEGSAVSRVFEDLSLSVEDTFLS, encoded by the exons ATGGAACGGGGAGTCAGAAACCTGATTTCCAGCCCAGCTAGGTCTTCATTCTACCCTGTCTTAG gggaagaagagaaaagtcCGTGCACCTCAACCAAGGACACTGAGTGTCAGTGCAAACCTGGCACTTTCCGTAGAGAAGATGCACCTGAATTCTGCTACAAGTGCAGCACCCG GTGCCCTGATGGGATGGTCGTGGCCACGCCCTGTAGCCCCTTCAGTGACCTCAAATGTGTGGACCGAAAATCAGGTACCCAGGCCAGTGGGGAGGCCCTGGTTCCTGGAAAGACAGTGACCATGAGCCGGAGACTGCCCaccactccctctccctcctcaggcGCTTCACAGCTGGTGATCGGAAGTGTAGCTGCCGGTGTCCTCCTGCTGCTGGTGCCGATCACATATGTTTTCTGGCGGGTCTTCATTCGAA GTCGTGGTGTGGACCCTAAGTGCATGGACAAA GTCCTCTTCTGGCGCTCACATCCCTTAAGAGGTCCTGGGGCTCTGGACAATGCCCACAACAACATGCTGATCAACAGAGATTCGCTGATTGATCTGGTCCCTCAGCAGGAGTTAGAAGAGCAGGTGAAGCCGACAGATGTCACGGCCCAGTCCCAGGGGGAAGCAAAGCGTCTGCTG GAACCAGCAGGAGCTGAAGGGTCTCACACGAGAGGAAGGCTACTGGTTCCAGCAAACGGTGCAGACCCCACTGAAA ACCTGAGGCTGTTCTTTGATGACTTTGCAACCATCGTGCCGTGTGACTCCTGGGATTCGCTCATGAGGAAGTTGGGCCTCACGCAAAATGAGATCCTTCTGGTCAGAGAAGGGGTCCGGGTCCCTCGGGATGCCTTGTATGAAATGCTAGAGACCTGGGTCAGCAACAAGGGACGGGAGGCCTCAGTCAACACCCTGCTGGACGCCTTGGAAAAGCTGGGGCAAAGACTGGCAAAGCAGAATATTCAGGACCACCTACTGAACTCGGGAAAGTATGTCTATGAAGAGAGCAAAGAAGGCTCTGCTGTGTCCCGAGTGTTTGAGGACCTCAGTCTTTCAGTTGAAGACACTTTTTTATCCTAA